GAAGCCAGGAAAGATTAAAAAGAAAACTGTAAGCCAAAAAACAGCAATTAATAAATCCTGGTCAATTGGTGTATTTGGTGGTGTTCCAATTGTTTTTGGCGATGTGAATCCCGAATACATGGCTTATGGCTACGGTATTAATATCAAAAAGGCGGTTAGCAATAACCTGGAATTGCGTTTTCAAGCATCCAATGGATTTGCTTTTGGTGTCGACAGAAAATACGCCAATGCCAATATGATTCAGAGCAATCCTGCATTAAATGGGGTTAATGATGCAGCTATTAATTTTTTCAACAATCCCCCTACACCAGCATACACTTACTACAATTATAAGATGACATTTTACGAAGCAAACTTTCATGTTGTCTACAATTTTGCTTTCAACGATTTTCGCATGAAAGAAGACCCTCGTGTTAATTATTTTCTATTTATAGGGGCTGGTGGGCTCATGTTCAAAACATATACAGACCAACTTAACAGTTTTGGCTCTCTATATAGTTTTAGCACAGTATACAATGATTATGTAGCGGGAAATATTAATCAATCTGAATCTCAGGACAGAGTATCTGCCATGTTGGATCGTGAATACGAAACAGCAGCTGATGGCAATCCTGATGGAAACGGATTTGCACCAGATCCACAATTTTTAAGTCATACTATGTTGGCCAATATCAATGGTGGAATAGGTGTACGATTCAAATTGGGGAGCAGAATAGATTTATCCTTAGAATCCAAGGCTTCTTTTTGCGACAATGATTTGTTAGATGGACAGAGGTTTGACAGGTTAACTTATGGTTTATCAGCTAATAACGACATTTTACTTTTTACCACACTAGGAATCAATATTAGACTAGGTGCCTTGAACAATGTTTATTGGTTTGACAACCCTGCTGCCATGCATTATAAAGTGACTCTT
This sequence is a window from Bacteroidota bacterium. Protein-coding genes within it:
- a CDS encoding OmpA family protein, which encodes MKTKTLLCLMAILMTSFIVIAQEDEKPGKIKKKTVSQKTAINKSWSIGVFGGVPIVFGDVNPEYMAYGYGINIKKAVSNNLELRFQASNGFAFGVDRKYANANMIQSNPALNGVNDAAINFFNNPPTPAYTYYNYKMTFYEANFHVVYNFAFNDFRMKEDPRVNYFLFIGAGGLMFKTYTDQLNSFGSLYSFSTVYNDYVAGNINQSESQDRVSAMLDREYETAADGNPDGNGFAPDPQFLSHTMLANINGGIGVRFKLGSRIDLSLESKASFCDNDLLDGQRFDRLTYGLSANNDILLFTTLGINIRLGALNNVYWFDNPAAMHYKVTLENKRKISLLSSDIDNDGVSDYFDKDLETPEGVKVDVNGKALDTDGDGIADYLDKEPFSDVGAIVNEEGISIDTDEDGVPDHRDLDPNTDKDMLVNFQGVPIGGKGSMSGIRGGSLGFLPAIFFSFDNASVKTEFLSHLSLVAEAMKNNTGANLRVIGYTDPVGSADYNHSLGLRRAQAVINLLSLQGVDASRFEAVSKGATEPLTDVRSADANRLNRRVQFEIISGSIEPPVDTDMEESIDDFEEVPTE